The window GATGCTAGTGTCCCGAATTCGAAGTTCGCATCATTTCCCGCACCACTGAACGAACTTCGAATTCGAAAAGGACACTAGCAACTTTATGATTCTAGTGTGCTTGATGAACGCGAAGTTCCTGAAAGAGCTAGCCGCATACTCACAGGAACTTCGCGTTCAGCACACTAGGTGCCCGCCAGCATCTTCTTTGAGATGGTCGCGAGAAGCAACGCCGCTGCCAGCAGCAGACCGCATGCCATGATGTACAGACTGTGGGTGAAGTCGCCGGTGATCGCCTTGAAGTACGCCACCATGGACGGCGACACCGCGCCGGCGGTGACGCCGAGCGTGCTGATCATGGCGATGCCCGCGGCCGCCGCCGACTTGTTGAGCAAGGTTCCGGGAATGCTCCAGAAGATTGGCACGCAACTGGCGATGCCGGCGTGTCCGATCGCCAGGCACAGCACTGCGCCGACCGGGTTGTGCATGAACAGCGTGGTGGCGGAAAGGCCAAGTGCACCGATGCATGCTGCAGCCGCGAAGTGCCAGCGTCGTTCCATGGTCTTGTCGGAATGTCGCCCGAGCAGGATCATGGCAACGATCGAGACCACCGGCGGGATCGCCGACGCAAACCCGATCTCGAGATAACTCAGGCCCATGCCTTTCAGGATGGTCGGCTGCCAGAACGCCAGCGCAAACGAGCCGACCAGGCAGAGGAAATAAATCACGCCGAGCACCCAGACCCGCCAGTCGCCAATGGCCTGGCCGAAGGTGTGGTGATGCGAAGCGTCATGTGCCGCGCCGTCCTGCTGCAGCGCATAGGCGACGGACTGCTTCTCGGTGGCCGACAGCCATTTGGCGTCTTCAGGGCGATCGTCGAGGTAAAAATAACAGACGATGCCCAGCGCGACGCTGGGAATTCCCTCGACCAGGAACAGCCATTGCCATCCGTGCAGCCCCGCAATGCCGTCCAGATAGGCCAGCACCAGACCTGCGAGCGGCCCGGACACCATCGGTCCGGTCACAAAGGCCGCAATGAACAGCGCCGTGACCTGGGCGCGGCGATGCGAGGGATACCACAGCGTGAAATAATACAGCACGCCCGGCACGAAGCCGGCTTCGAAGGCGCCCAGGATAAACCGCAGCACATAAAACTGCGTCGCCGTCGAGACGAACATCATGCAGGCGGAGGCGAGCCCCCACAGCAGCATGATCCGCAGCAATGTCGTCCGCGCGCCCCATTTCGCCAGCAGCATGTTGCTGGGAACTTCCGCCAGCGCATAGCTGATGAAAAACACGCCGGCGCCGAAGCCGAAGACGGCGTCACTGAAGGCCAGTTGGTCCTTCATCTGCAGTTGGGCGAACCCGATATTGGTCCGGTCCATGTAGTTGAAGAGATAACAGATGAAGAGCAGCGGCAGGATGCGCCAGGTGATCTTGCTGTAGAGGTCGTCGGCGTCGCGGGCCCGGCCCGGCTGAGTGGCAACATCTGCCACGTCTGCGACTGAACTCATGGTCTTCCTCCCCGCTTCTGTATCGGCGAACGTTATCGCGCGCCATTAACTGCAAAGTGGTAGCGACCTGCCGCGGAGTGCCGCGCCGGCACTCCGCGTTTGCTTCAGTTGATCCCAGTCTATTTTCGCTCGATCGCCGCCCGCGCTTCGGCGACGCTTTCCTTCATGCGCTCCATGATGATGGCGGATGCGGCAGTGCCGGATTTCTGGATCAGCTCGGCGATATCGCGCATGTTGGCGATCGCGGCTTCGAACACCCGCCGCGACAGCTCGGCCTGCTTGGTGAGGATGTCCTGCGGATTGCCCTGCGGCTTGAAGTCGGCGATCAGCGCCTGCGTCTCGCGCATCACACCGGCGGCGATTTCCTGCTGCTTTGCGGCGATCGAGCGGCCGCCTTCCGAGAGCGCGGCCGCGGACTTGCTGATGGCTTCGATGTTCTTGCGGTGCGCCGCGGTCAAAGCCTCGAAATCGATCTGCGGCAGCTTCATCTGCTTGCCCCAGTCGGTGAACATGTCCGTGATGGTCTTGTCAGGCTTGTCCGTCATCTCGTTCTCCCTGTGTCATGTTTTGATTTTGATTGCGCCGCCTGATGGTGCTGCGGGCACCGGCGACGCCCGCCTCAGGTTCCCTTTCTTGCTGCATCGCGGCGACCGCTACGGATCGTCATCATTATAAGGATCATAGGGCGATCATTCCCCGTTAATCAAGCAATCGATCGATTAGATATCCAACGGTTAGCCGTCACCGTATTTCGCCCGCAGCGCTTTCTTGTCGATCTTGCCGACGCTGGTCTTGTCGAGCTCTTCGACGAACAGGATCTTGTGCGGAATCGCGAACCGCGAAATCACGCCCTTGTCGGCGAAGCTCTTGACGTGCGCCTGCACCGCATCGCTGCCGACAGTCTCGGTCGCCTTGGCGGAGGCGACCAGGATGGCCAGCGGGCGTTCACCCCATTTGGCATCGGAGATACCGATAATGGCGGCTTCGCTCAGCTGCGGCATCTGCAGCAGGATGTCCTCGATTTCGATCGACGACACCCATTCGCCGCCGGTCTTGATGACGTCCTTGATCCGGTCGGTGATCTGGACCATGCCGTGCGGGGTCATGGTGCCGATGTCCCCGGTGTGCAGATAACCGCCTTCCCACAGCTTTTCCGATGCCGCGGGATTGTCGAGATAGCCCATGGTCAGCCACGGCGCGCGGACCACGATTTCGCCGGGGGTGCGGCCGTCGTGGGGGACGTCCTTCATGGCATCGTCGACGACGCGGAGGTCGACCAGCGGCACGGGGATGCCGGTCTTGGTGCGCAACTCGACCTCGCTGTCGGGATCACCCGTGAGCTCGCGCGCCTTCAGCTGCGCGATGGTCAGGATCGGGCCGGATTCCGACATGCCGTAGCCGGCGAAGATATCGATGCCGCGCTGCATGGCGGCTTTCGCCAGCGCCTTGGTCAGCGCGGCACCGCCGATCACCATCTTCAGCTTCGAGAGATCGACATCGGCGCTGTTGGGCGCCGACAGCAGCATCTGCAGGATGGTCGGAACGCAATGGCTGAAGGTCACCCCTTCGGTCTTGATCAGGTTGAGCAGATGCTCCGGCTGGTAGCGGCCAGGATACACCTGTTTCACGCCTGAGGCGGTGGCGGCATATGGCAGCCCCCAGCCATGGACGTGAAACATCGGCGTGATCGGCATGTAGACGTCTTCACGGTGGAAGCGTCCCTGGCTGGCCGGCGACCCGAAGCCGATCAGATCGATCAGGGTGTGCAGCACCAGCTGACGATGACTGAAATAGACCCCCTTCGGCACCCCCGTGGTGCCGGTGGTGTAGAACATGGTCGCGCGGGTGTTTTCATCAAAGTCCGGAAAGTCATAGTCCGGCGATGCAGTGGCCAGCAGGTCCTCGTAGCGGCCTGCAGCCTTGGCGCCATCCGGCACCACGCCATCGTCCGACATCAGAATGATGCGCTCGACCGACTCGAGCTTGTCACGCAACTGCTCGACCAGCGGCAGGAATTCGACATTCACCAGCAGCAGTTTCGGCCGCGCATGGTTGAGCGTGAACAGCACCTGTTCCGGGGACAAACGGATATTCACGGTCTGCAAGGTCGCGCCCATCATCGGAACAGCGAAATAGCATTCGAGATAACGATGACTGTCCCAGTCCAGCACACCCACGACATCGCCAGGCGCCACGCCTTGCGATGCCAGGGCGCCGGCGAGACGCCCGATCCGCGTCCGCAGATCACGATACGTGTAACGGCTGACGTCGCGGTAGACGATTTCCTGGTCGGCCGCCTGGGTCAGCGGCGCATGCAGCAGATGCTTGATCAGCAAAGGATAGTGATAGGCCGAGGGGGTGACCTCGATCGCAAAATCCGACATCGCTTCCTCCGTTGCCGGCGACTCGTTGTTCGCCGGTCGTCGTGAGCTCGCGGATTCTTCGGACCCGTCAGGCTCCATATTCCCAGAAGCATGGTCCTTCGGACCACCGGTGTCCACACCATGCTTGCGCCAGTTGCACTTGAGCGGATCACCATGTTGCGGCGTGGCGATCCCAGCGCATTTTTCTTAATCTATCGCACGCTTGATTAATTAGCAAGGAAGCGGCAACACGCGGGAATTCACCTGCGCGCGCAATACGACGTTGCCGTCGCGACAATACTTGGCGCACGTGTGCGATCAGCCGCGCGGTTTGCGCGCTTCCTTGACTGATCCCTTGGGCGATTTCGGCGCCGCGCCACGCGCCATCAATGCGATCTGTCGCCCGACCTGCTCGACGCTGAGGCGGCCGTCGGCGCTGTACCAGAACACGGTCCAGTTCATCGCGCCCAGCAGCGACAGCCGGAACGCGTGGCGGTCGCATTCGGCCGGCAGCGGCAGCTGATCGATCAGGCCGGCGAAAATCTGCTCATAATCGTCACGCTGGCGAACGAGTTTCTTGGCGCCGGGCAGCTTGTAATAATAATAGCGCGGCGGCGTCAGGATGGCGCGGGTCACGCTGCCGCCAAGCAGCACCTTGCAATGCGCAACAATCGCCTCGTCGAGACGCGCCCACGGCTCGGAGATGCCCTCGATGGCGGCCTCGACCTCACGCCGCATCTCGGTCAGGCTTTCCTGATGCACCGTGAACATCAGGTCTTCCTTGGACGGGAAGTGATAATACAGCGACCCGGACAGCACGCCCGAGGCGGCGGCGATATCGCGGATCGAGGTGCCCTCGAACCCCTTGCTGGCGAACAATTCCGACGCGGCCGCGATGATCTGCTTGCGGCGATCGGGCCCACGCCGCAGTTTTTTCAACGGCTTCTTCGGCAGTTTTTTTGCCGACTGTTTGCCTACACCAGCACCGCGTTTGAGCATCATCATTCTCTCGGCCGTCGAAACTCATCCGGGCAGTCGGGCCAGAGGTCGGTTATAGAATTCGAAAACACACGGTTCAAGATCAGTCGGTCGAGAACCCGAACGGAACGCTGAGCCGCCTGAAATCGTCGGGAAGAAGCTCGCGGCCGATCGGAAGCTGCGACCGCGCCGCGCATCTCGGACGATGACAGACGCGGCATGCGACGCCGATCGGCGTCGGCGCATCCGCAGGCGGACCCGCGCCGTCGCGGGTATAGATCAACTGCCCTGCGTGCTCGGCCGCGCAACCGATGGCGATGGCACGCTCCACGCGCACCGCGCCGAATGCGCCCCCGCCGGCCGTGACCGTGCGGGCGACGGAAAAGAACCGCTGACCATCCGGCAATTCCAGCCACTGGGTGACGATCTGGCGCGGCGTCTTGAAGACGCCATGAACCGACCACAACGGACACGCGCCGCCGTGCTTCGCGAACGGAAAGCCCGCGCCGTCCAGCAGCTTCGAAATATTGCCGGCCGGATCGACGCGGATCAAAAAGAACGGGACCTTTTCCAGGCCCGGCCTCTGCAGGGTGGTGATGCGATGCGCGGTCTGCTCGAAGCTGGTGCCGAACTGGCGCCCCAGCGCTTCCAGGTCGTAACGGCGTGTGTCGGCCGCTTTCGCGAACGCCGAATACGGCATGATCAGCGCCGCGGCGGCGTAACTTGCCAGCGCCCGGCGTGCCAGCAACTCGGCGCTCTTGGTGGTGAAGTGGCCGGCTTCGAGCGCCGCGTTGATCTCACCTTCCATTTCGAGATAGGCGAGCTGCTGGGCCAGCTGGAAGTTGAGGCTTGCGGTGTCGAGCGAGTCTTCGAGCAGCAACTGCCTGCGATGAAGATCCAGTCGCCTGACCGAGCCCAGCATGACATCCGGCGGCAGGTATCGGACGCTGAGATTGTGACGAACCTTGAGGCGTTCGATAAAGCCACTCGGGCCGGCAGCCGCCTGGACGAGACGCTCGGCTGCATCGTCGATATCAGCGAAGTTGTTGCGGCGCGCAGCCAGAAATCGCCGGACTTCCGCGACCGGATCGTTGGCATCGTACCCCTCCGCGCCTGACAGCGACGCCGCGCCCGCAAGCGGAGCCCTCCGGTCGGCAAGTGCCAGCTGCTCTTCGCGGTAGGCCGTGTAGAGACGGAGAAATGCCTCCGTCATGCCCGGATAGCTGATGGCGAGATCGCTGATTTCAAGCGCGGGAATATCGATGTCGGAGAACATCGGCTCCTTCAGAACGGACTGCATCCGCGCCGTGTGATCGGCACCGCCATCACCGGCGAGATCGGCCAGGTCGACCTTGTAGGTGCGGGCAAGGCGCAGCAGCATGTCGGCCGTCACCGGCCGCTGATTGCGCTCCAGCAGCGCCACGTAGGGGGCCGATATATCAAGATCGGCGGCCATATCGGCCTGGGTCAGCCCCAGGTCGCGCCTGAGACGTCGCAGTCGTGGCCCCATGAAGACCGAGCGGGCGGTCGAGGTTGCCATATCAGGATCCCCGGTTGTGTAATATCCTTACAGCATTACACGCCAAATTTGTAAAGTATGACAAGTTATCCGCGAACCGGCTGGTGCGGTGCCGCGAGGCGCTTACAAACGCTGCAGATTTATCGCCAGCCGAAGGGATCATCGACATGAACTACCAACCGCGTGGGATCAACGATCTGGCCATCCAGGGCCCAGCTTCCTACCAGAGCCAGATCGAGGCTGCCGAAGCCCTGCTCAAGACCAAGGACACCTGGAACGGGGTGACCGCCGAGGCCGTCGCGCGGATGCGCCTGCAGAACCGCTTCAAGACCGGCCTGGACATCGCCCGCTACACCGCGGCGCTGATGCGCAGCGACATGGCCGCCTATGACGCGGACAGCACGAAATACACCCAGTCGCTCGGCTGCTGGCATGGCTTCATCGCCCAGCAGAAGCTGATCTCGGTGAAGAAGCATTTCGGCACCACCGATCGCTGCTACCTTTACCTCTCAGGCTGGATGATCGCGGCGCTGCGCTCCGAGTTCGGACCGCTGCCCGACCAGTCGATGCATGAGAAGACCTCGGTGCCGGCCCTGATCGAGGAGCTCTACACCTTCCTGCGCCAGGCCGACTCCCGTGAGCTCAACGACATTTTCCGCAGCCTCGACGCGGCCCGCAAGGCCGGCGACACGGCGAAGGAAAAGGCGCTGATCGAGAAGATCGACACCTTCCAGACCCACGTCGTGCCCGTGATCGCTGACATCGACGCCGGCTTCGGCAATGCGGAAGCGACCTATCTGCTCGCAAAGAAGATGATCGAAGCCGGCGCATGCGCGCTGCAGATCGAAAACCAGGTCTCGGACGAAAAGCAGTGCGGCCACCAGGACGGCAAGGTGACGGTGCCGCATGAAGTGTTCCTGGCGAAGATCCGCGCCTGCCGCCACGCCTTCCTCGAACTGGGCGTGGAAGACGGCGTGATCGTGACCCGCACCGACTCGCTCGGCGCCGGCCTCACGCAGCAGATCGCTGTCAGCCACAAGCCGGGCGACCTCGGCGACCAGTACAACAGCTTCCTGGATTGCGAGGAAATCACAGCCGAGAACGCCAAAAACGGCGACGTCATCATCAACCGGAACGGCAAGATGCTGCGCCCGAAGCGGCTTCCCAGCAACCTCTATCAGTTCCGCGCCGGCACCGGCGAAGACCGCTGCGTGCTCGACAGCATCACATCGCTTCAGAACGGCGCCGATCTGTTGTGGATCGAGACCGAGAAGCCGCATATCGAACAGATCGCCAAGATGATCGACCGTGTGCGTGAAGTGATCCCGAACGCCAAGCTGGCCTACAACAACTCGCCGTCGTTCAACTGGACCCTCAACTTCCGTTGGCAGGTGTACGATGCGATGAAGGAAGCCGGCAAGGATGTCAGCCAATACAATCGCGCCGAGCTGATGAAGGCGGACTACGACACCACGCCGCTGGCGATCGAAGCCGATGAGCGCATCCGCACCTTCCAGGCGGATTCAGCCAAGCGCGCCGGCATCTTCCACCACCTGATCACGCTGCCGACCTATCACACGGCCGCGCTGTCCACCGACAACCTCGCCAAGGATTACTTCGGCGAACTGGGCATGCTCGGCTATGTCAGGAACGTTCAGCGCCAGGAAATCCGCCAGGGCATCGCCTGCGCGAAGCATCAGAACATGGCCGGCTCCGACATCGGCGACGACCACAAGGAATACTTCGCCGGCGAGGCAGCCCTGAAGGCGGGCGGCGCCCACAACACGATGAACCAGTTCGGCTGATCGCCGGATTAAGGAGCCTGGGGTCCGATCGGGCCCTAGTACCCACTTTTGATCAAACGTGATTCAGAATCGGTGGGCACGTACAGTGTTTGCTCGTGTCACTTGGCTATGATTCCGGGTACTAGACTCAGCCAACGATCCTCGTTTTATCCATGAGACAGCGCCGAGCGGCTTTTGCCGCTCGGCGCTTTTGTCTTGCGGATAGCGATAACGGCGCTCTCAGTGAACGCGACGAACACCAACCGCATCGGCTGCTGCAGAAAAGTATTAAGTTGGCTGTCTTACGCTCTATGACCAGAATTTGATCATACCGGGGGTGAGGACTTTGAAGCGGTATATCGTTCTTGCCGTTTTGGCTGCGGGAATAGCGTGGCTCGTGGTCAGATGCACAACTTCGGAAGCGACTTTACGCTACCAAATGACCGTCGAGGTCCAGACCCCGAGCGGCGGAAAATCCGGGTCTTCGGTCCAGGAGCTGGTGCTCCTGCGAAAAAACCTGGTTCCTCTTCCAGGCGCCGGTGGCTCTGATTGGGGCGGGGGCTTCAGAATAAATGGTGAAGCCCCGTTCGTGGATTTGGGAAATGGCGAGGTTCTATTCACGACGCTGCACGACGCAAGTTATAGCTATCCGCGCATGATGACGAGCGTCGCCCTGCAGGCTCTCCGCATTTTCGAACTTCGACGATCTCTCCCTAGCGGCAGCGACGCCAAAATCATGGGTGATCTTGTCAAGGCCAAACCTTTCAGCGTGCTGCAACGAAAGCACTATCCAATGCTGGCGACGTTCACCAACACGGCTGAACCGAAGTCCCTTGTCGAGGTGTCCCCTGATAACCTCAATGCCCGCTTCGGATCAGGCTACACGCTCAGCAAGATTACATTTCAGGTTGTCGACCAGGGCACGCCACTAACGACAGCACTCGCGGCCCGGTTTCCGGCTCTCGCCAGAGAACGCGGCCTCCTCTAGACGGTGTGGACGCTTGTCTGACTAGCGCGTAGCCCGGATGGAGCGCAGCGCAATCCGGGGCTTTTGCTCCGCGGATGGACCGGTCCCGGATTACGCTTGTGCTTCATCCGGGCTTCTGTAACGGGCGCTGGTTAGTCAATCCCTTTTTGCGCCATCCGTTCGCCGAGGACTTGCTTCTGTACGGGGTCGGCGCTGAGGCCGCCACCTGATGAGGTGCATGAGGAGCAGGTCGGCCAATCTACGGATGCGCGGTCGTGTGCCGCTTCCCGGATGTCGGCCTGGCCTGATCCATCGTCCCGGCGAGGGACTCCGCATCGGAAAGACCTGGTGTCGTGGCCCGTCCGAAACTTTGATCTCCTTAAGCTGCCGCAGTCACTGATTTGGCTGTTGGATTGAAGACTCGGCCATCAGCCAGCATGCGATGCAGGATCACTGCGAGCTTACGCGCAAGCGCCACCTTGGCCTTGCGCATGCCGGCGCGTCTGGCGATCCGCATCGCCCAGCTTTTGAGGTCCGAGCAGCCCCTGATCGGTTTGGTCAACATGACGTGAGCCGCCTGATAGAGCGCCTCGCGAACCGAAGCGTCGCCGATCTTGCTGATCCGGCCGCTGTAGTCCGTCTCGCCGGACTGGTACTTCTTCGGTGTCAGCCCAAAGTGAGGCCCCACCGCCTTGGAGGATTTGAACCGGCCGGGATCGTCGATTGCCGAAGCGTAGGTGAGTGCGACGATCGGGCCGACCGACGGCGTCGTCATCAGCAGCTTGGCTGATGCATGCGAGCGGGCCATGGTCCGTACGCGCTTCTCAAAGCCGGCGAACTCGCCTTTGAGCACGGCATGCACTGCGAGCAAAGCTTCCGCAATCGTCTCCAGGGCCGGATGGCCGGCCACCAGGTCCCGGATCCGCCCTGCAAAGCCATTCTCCGTCGTCTTGCCAACCTTCAGCCCGAAGCCGCGCAATATCCCACGCAAGCTGTTCTCGATATCGCGCTGCTTGGATTGCACAAGCTTGCGGGCGGCCAGCATGGCGCGGACTTCCTGAGACGCGATCGACTTGCAATGAACCGGGCGGAACCAGCCCAGCCGCATCAACTGGGCAATGCCGCGCGCATCGTTGCGATCCGACTTTACCGGGTTCGCTTGAAAGGCGGCATGGACATGCCGTGTCTCCAGAAGCTCGATTGAAAGCCCCGCTTCCTGCATCGCAGCGTAAAGCCACTGTGACAATGGGCCTGCCTCCAGCCCGATCCGTGAAGCCTCAAATCCCAGCGCACCAAACCACTTAATCAGCGCTGCCGGTTCACTCGCAACCTTCCCCTCTCGAACGATCTTGCCCTGCGCATCCACAACGCAAACGCTCGAGTATTCCAATGACACGTCGATTCCTGCATAATGGTCCATGGTCGTTCCTTTAATGATGCTTGGAGCGGGCTTGCCCGACTCCGTTTGACACCATCAATTTGAGGGACGACCACCCAGCACGCTAGGCCCGCGAAAGCCCGTTACCCCATCTACGGGTCGGCGAGAGGAGCGGCCGCTAAAGGAAGGCCTTGGCGGCTTCGCCGTGCATCGATCGAAGTCGCGCGAGGTCGAAATCGGCCGGCCGGCCGTCGACGACGCGCCAATGTCCTGCGACCATCACCCGGTCGGCACTGTGGGCGCCACACAGCACTAGCGCCGCGAGCGGATCTCCGGCGCCCGAAAACCTCAGATCGTCGAGAAGAAACAGGGCAAGGTCCGCTTGGGCGCCTTCGGTGATCGACCCGATGTCTTTCCGTCCGAGGCAATCCGCGGAACCGCGGGTGCCCCAGCGCAGGGCGTCGAGATGCGTCACTGCTTCGGCACCATAGCGAAGCTTTCCCATCAGCATCGCGTGCCGGACGGCCTCCATCATGTTGGAGCTGTCGTTCGAGGCGCTGCCATCGACG is drawn from Bradyrhizobium prioriisuperbiae and contains these coding sequences:
- a CDS encoding MFS transporter, with product MSSVADVADVATQPGRARDADDLYSKITWRILPLLFICYLFNYMDRTNIGFAQLQMKDQLAFSDAVFGFGAGVFFISYALAEVPSNMLLAKWGARTTLLRIMLLWGLASACMMFVSTATQFYVLRFILGAFEAGFVPGVLYYFTLWYPSHRRAQVTALFIAAFVTGPMVSGPLAGLVLAYLDGIAGLHGWQWLFLVEGIPSVALGIVCYFYLDDRPEDAKWLSATEKQSVAYALQQDGAAHDASHHHTFGQAIGDWRVWVLGVIYFLCLVGSFALAFWQPTILKGMGLSYLEIGFASAIPPVVSIVAMILLGRHSDKTMERRWHFAAAACIGALGLSATTLFMHNPVGAVLCLAIGHAGIASCVPIFWSIPGTLLNKSAAAAGIAMISTLGVTAGAVSPSMVAYFKAITGDFTHSLYIMACGLLLAAALLLATISKKMLAGT
- a CDS encoding TIGR01841 family phasin, translated to MTDKPDKTITDMFTDWGKQMKLPQIDFEALTAAHRKNIEAISKSAAALSEGGRSIAAKQQEIAAGVMRETQALIADFKPQGNPQDILTKQAELSRRVFEAAIANMRDIAELIQKSGTAASAIIMERMKESVAEARAAIERK
- a CDS encoding fatty acid--CoA ligase, coding for MSDFAIEVTPSAYHYPLLIKHLLHAPLTQAADQEIVYRDVSRYTYRDLRTRIGRLAGALASQGVAPGDVVGVLDWDSHRYLECYFAVPMMGATLQTVNIRLSPEQVLFTLNHARPKLLLVNVEFLPLVEQLRDKLESVERIILMSDDGVVPDGAKAAGRYEDLLATASPDYDFPDFDENTRATMFYTTGTTGVPKGVYFSHRQLVLHTLIDLIGFGSPASQGRFHREDVYMPITPMFHVHGWGLPYAATASGVKQVYPGRYQPEHLLNLIKTEGVTFSHCVPTILQMLLSAPNSADVDLSKLKMVIGGAALTKALAKAAMQRGIDIFAGYGMSESGPILTIAQLKARELTGDPDSEVELRTKTGIPVPLVDLRVVDDAMKDVPHDGRTPGEIVVRAPWLTMGYLDNPAASEKLWEGGYLHTGDIGTMTPHGMVQITDRIKDVIKTGGEWVSSIEIEDILLQMPQLSEAAIIGISDAKWGERPLAILVASAKATETVGSDAVQAHVKSFADKGVISRFAIPHKILFVEELDKTSVGKIDKKALRAKYGDG
- a CDS encoding TetR/AcrR family transcriptional regulator, translated to MMLKRGAGVGKQSAKKLPKKPLKKLRRGPDRRKQIIAAASELFASKGFEGTSIRDIAAASGVLSGSLYYHFPSKEDLMFTVHQESLTEMRREVEAAIEGISEPWARLDEAIVAHCKVLLGGSVTRAILTPPRYYYYKLPGAKKLVRQRDDYEQIFAGLIDQLPLPAECDRHAFRLSLLGAMNWTVFWYSADGRLSVEQVGRQIALMARGAAPKSPKGSVKEARKPRG
- a CDS encoding helix-turn-helix domain-containing protein, giving the protein MATSTARSVFMGPRLRRLRRDLGLTQADMAADLDISAPYVALLERNQRPVTADMLLRLARTYKVDLADLAGDGGADHTARMQSVLKEPMFSDIDIPALEISDLAISYPGMTEAFLRLYTAYREEQLALADRRAPLAGAASLSGAEGYDANDPVAEVRRFLAARRNNFADIDDAAERLVQAAAGPSGFIERLKVRHNLSVRYLPPDVMLGSVRRLDLHRRQLLLEDSLDTASLNFQLAQQLAYLEMEGEINAALEAGHFTTKSAELLARRALASYAAAALIMPYSAFAKAADTRRYDLEALGRQFGTSFEQTAHRITTLQRPGLEKVPFFLIRVDPAGNISKLLDGAGFPFAKHGGACPLWSVHGVFKTPRQIVTQWLELPDGQRFFSVARTVTAGGGAFGAVRVERAIAIGCAAEHAGQLIYTRDGAGPPADAPTPIGVACRVCHRPRCAARSQLPIGRELLPDDFRRLSVPFGFSTD
- a CDS encoding isocitrate lyase; protein product: MNYQPRGINDLAIQGPASYQSQIEAAEALLKTKDTWNGVTAEAVARMRLQNRFKTGLDIARYTAALMRSDMAAYDADSTKYTQSLGCWHGFIAQQKLISVKKHFGTTDRCYLYLSGWMIAALRSEFGPLPDQSMHEKTSVPALIEELYTFLRQADSRELNDIFRSLDAARKAGDTAKEKALIEKIDTFQTHVVPVIADIDAGFGNAEATYLLAKKMIEAGACALQIENQVSDEKQCGHQDGKVTVPHEVFLAKIRACRHAFLELGVEDGVIVTRTDSLGAGLTQQIAVSHKPGDLGDQYNSFLDCEEITAENAKNGDVIINRNGKMLRPKRLPSNLYQFRAGTGEDRCVLDSITSLQNGADLLWIETEKPHIEQIAKMIDRVREVIPNAKLAYNNSPSFNWTLNFRWQVYDAMKEAGKDVSQYNRAELMKADYDTTPLAIEADERIRTFQADSAKRAGIFHHLITLPTYHTAALSTDNLAKDYFGELGMLGYVRNVQRQEIRQGIACAKHQNMAGSDIGDDHKEYFAGEAALKAGGAHNTMNQFG
- a CDS encoding IS110 family transposase, with amino-acid sequence MDHYAGIDVSLEYSSVCVVDAQGKIVREGKVASEPAALIKWFGALGFEASRIGLEAGPLSQWLYAAMQEAGLSIELLETRHVHAAFQANPVKSDRNDARGIAQLMRLGWFRPVHCKSIASQEVRAMLAARKLVQSKQRDIENSLRGILRGFGLKVGKTTENGFAGRIRDLVAGHPALETIAEALLAVHAVLKGEFAGFEKRVRTMARSHASAKLLMTTPSVGPIVALTYASAIDDPGRFKSSKAVGPHFGLTPKKYQSGETDYSGRISKIGDASVREALYQAAHVMLTKPIRGCSDLKSWAMRIARRAGMRKAKVALARKLAVILHRMLADGRVFNPTAKSVTAAA